Proteins co-encoded in one Quercus robur chromosome 8, dhQueRobu3.1, whole genome shotgun sequence genomic window:
- the LOC126697096 gene encoding uncharacterized protein LOC126697096 has translation MKMASIPALLLCLIILLNLLIFFSLSLSASKQHNPLLSTHEFIVVKKSSRVAVFFVFNVIVITICRGSLSSKPSDGDFDYFLSFPPIVYEFDDDTKDEAKYEDYDDSDVDNSDEYHGDDGYEEDDDDDGEGSDDDVDSDDEQVEDLETRIEDFIAKGHRQWREELIYERLLCIAATEFQ, from the coding sequence ATGAAGATGGCTTCCATTCCTGCACTTCTTTTGTGCCTAATAATCCTTCTAAATCTAttgatcttcttttctttgtcaCTCTCAGCTTCTAAACAGCATAACCCTCTTCTTTCTACGCACGAGTTTATTGTTGTGAAAAAGTCTAGTCGGGTGGCTGTGTTTTTCGTGTTTAATGTTATTGTTATCACAATCTGTCGTGGGAGTCTAAGTTCTAAGCCATCCGATGGAGATTTTgattactttctttcttttcctcctaTAGTAtatgaatttgatgatgataCAAAAGATGAAGCAAAATATGAAGATTATGATGATAGTGATGTTGATAACAGTGACGAGTATCATGGTGATGATGGTtatgaagaagatgatgatgatgatggtgaagGTAGCGATGATGATGTTGATAGTGATGATGAGCAAGTTGAGGATTTGGAGACGAGGATTGAAGATTTCATTGCCAAGGGCCATAGGCAATGGAGAGAGGAGTTGATTTATGAGAGGCTTCTTTGCATTGCAGCAACAGAGTTTCAATAA